The sequence below is a genomic window from Nitrospira sp..
GAAGGTAGGGCGATAGCGATTGAGACTTGTGCGAGGTGTCAGACGACTTCGATGAGAGTTTCGCCGGCATCAAGGCGCTGGACGATCTCGTGGAAAACCGGTTCCAGTCGGTTTCGGAGTTCCGCGTTCGTGGCATTGCCGATCCGCACCCATACGACCGGAGCGGGCCTTTCACCGAGCGTGGCGAGAGGAGCAAAGTCTTCATCTTTCGTGACGATGGCGAATCCATTCTGACGGGCAAATTCGAAAATGCCACGATCGTCGAATGCTAAGCCCGGCTGATCATTGACGTGGATCGCTTCGTGGTCACGCTCGCGAAACCAAGCAGCAAGACCTGGAGGAAGGTTCGCATCTACCAGAAATTTCATCTAGTCTGGGCCGGCACAATTGTGTGGTTCAGGTAGGCGGCAGCATAGGTCATCGCGGCTCGGATGTCGTCGCGCTCCAAATACGGGTAGTCATGTAGGATCTCTTCTTCAGAAGTTCCTGCCGCTAGCATGTCCAGGATATCCTGGACGCGGATACGCATACCACGAATGCAAGGACGGCCTCCGCATTGACCCGGCTCGATGGTGATGCGCTGGAGCAGTTCTGTCTTCATAGAAGGTAGGGGCAAGCCTTTTACTGTGCGGGGCATCGCTGAATGCACTATAGCATTGGGTTTGACGTTGAGCAATGACGTGAGGGAATTCACCAAGACGCTGGGCATCATGAATCAGGCGAGCTTTCCAGAAACAGCTCCTCATTTGAGTGGCAGCTTGCTGCAACGTCGCCACTGTTCCGTCGCCATCCTGCGCCGTTCCATGATTTGCTTGGTTAATTCCGGGGCCGATGCTCGGGACAAGATGTGAATCCATTGTCCTGGCCTTGGGATTTTTCGGTTGGCCTGGTTGGTTTCTGTGGGCGTTCATGGCGGGGCTCTTTGGAGTCGGCCATCCCCCGGTGATGGATCCCCATGTCCCGCTGGGTCGCAATCGGACGATCGTCGGCTGGATTGCGTTCGCCGTGTTTGTCATCACCTTTGCCCCGGTGCCCTTTTCCTTCCACTGAGTGGTTCCTAGATTCGTTCCTTATATCCTTGCATCATTCTTCAGATTCTCTTGTCCGATCTTGCGCACGACCCTAGAGTGTAGAGATGAGTGTGTCAGATGCTTTCCTTCTCTCTCTAAACAAGTTGGACTGGCGGCTCCTCGGCATCACGGCCATCGTGCTGTGTGAGGCGTTTGTTGGAGGGATGTCTGTCTGTTACGCCGCTGAAGCGAAGAATCTTCAGAATGCGTCGCCCACTGCAGAAGCGTTGTACCAAGAAGGGCTTGCGCGCCGTCAAAACCAGGATTACAAGTTCGCAGCCGAGAAGTTCTCAGAGGCGATAGCGCGCGGCAAAAAGACAGCAGATACCTACACGTATTTAGGAGAAATGTTGATTCAACTCGAGCGACATGGCGAGGCTTGTGCAACCTTGTCGGAGGCTATCCGCTTGGACCCAGAGAATGTGCGAGCGTATGGTTTTCGTGCAATTGCTCTCGAGCAACTAGGGAAACGCGAGGAGGCCATACAGGATTATTCCGCGGCGCTAGTGAAAGCGCCCGACGAACTAATAGTCTCGTTGCTTGAAGCGAGAGGTAATACGTACTGGGCAATGGATATGCTTGATAAAGCCGCAGAAGATTTTGAGGCCATCATCGTGCACGACCCAAAAGATCCACGCGGGTATCTCCTACGCGGAAAACTGTTAGGTGCGAAAGGGAAGTTCCGCGAGGCCATCGATGATCTATCTTTGACCTTACCCCGATTTCACAGACACCTGTATAAGGAGGAGTTTGATGAAGTGGAGGGCAGCATGAGCACCAAGACGAGACGGCAGTATACGGAAGAGTTTAAGACAGAAGCAGTGCAGGTTGGTCCGAGACTCGGCACGACCGGTTGCGCAGACAGAGACCTGGGCATTGCCGACCATCTGCTCTACCGCTGGCGGGTGGAGCAGCAGCAGGCGGAGGAGCGTGGAAAGACGCGGCAGGACCTCCGAGCTGAAGAGGCCGAACTGGTCCGACTGCGGCGCGAGAATGCTGTCCTAAAGCAGGAGCGAGATTTTTAAACGTGCGGCGGCGTTCTTCGCGAAGGAGTCCCGGATGAGATATCGGGTGATCCAGGAACACGACCGTCGCTATCCCATCCGCCTCATGTGCCGAGCCAGCCGTATCTTTCAGGATATTATGCCTGGCGGGCAGTCCGAGAGCACCTGGCAGTAGCCAATCGAGGCCTGTTGACCGAATTCGGGCCTTTCACCACGACAGCGCCAGACCCACGGGAGTCCACGAATCTGGCGAGCACCCGTGCAGGGCCACCGGGTTGAGAGCATCGCATCGCTCGGCTGATGTGCCACGCTGGCATCCGAGCCAAGACGGTGACGAAGTGGCGCTACCACGCAGTCCCAGCATGCGTTCCCGTGGCCGCGAAACACCCTGGCTCGGGTCTTCACGTTGAGGCGCCCAATCGAGTGTGGGCGGGAGATCCTGACCTACATCTGGACGGGGAGAAGGCTGGCTCTATCTGGCCGTCCTGCTCGGATCTGTATTCACGTCGGGTCGTGGCTGGGAGCCAGGGCCAGCATTAACCGGTGAGCTGGCTGAGCAAGCCCTGACGATGGCCGTAATGACCGCACTCCCAGGGCGGGGCTCGAGCACCATTCGGACCGCGGTACAGCAGCCGCGACGAACTACCAGCGCCGACTGGCTGAGTACGGCCTATTCCCAGTATGAGCCGCAGGCATTGTTGGGACAAGCGTGCGTCGAGAGTTTCTTCGGGACGCTCAAGCGAGCTGGTCTATCATCGGCACTATATAACCCGAGACGAAGCCATGCAGGAGATCTTTGAGTACATTGAGGTCTTCTATAATCGGCAACGACGGCACTCAACCCTCGGGTATAAGTCTCCAGCTGAGTATGAAGCGAGGGCCGCAGTCGCGTAACCACGTGTCCACGAAATCAGGGGAAGATCATCTTCGGCGCTTGAGAGAGACGCGACTCGTAAGCTGCCTCTCTTTTACCGAGGTTACGGCTACGGATGCCTGAAAGAATATGACAAGGCTTTGCGCGACTACACGGTCCTCATTCAGGCAGCCCCTGACAAAGCAATAGTCTATGTCTATCGGGGCTGGATCCAGAACCGTCTTGAGAACTATCGCCTTGCGGAGACTGATCTAATGTATGCGCTTCAGCATGGATACCGTGAACCATTTGTGTACCTTTCCCTTGCCCACAGCCTCGCCGCTCAAGACCAGATCGATCAGGCGCTCAAGATAAACAACGAAATGTTTTCTCTCAGCCAAGGGGAGGCTCGTGCATTTATGGAGGCCTACTTCCAGCGTGGGGACTTCCTCCTGAGGAAGAAACATTATGACCGCGCACGCTCCTTTTATGAAAAGGGCATTGTGGTTGCCACGAAACTAGGACTGCGAACCGAGCTCTCCAGAACACTTGCGGACTTGAGAAAAGCACTCGAAGGCGACGCTGAAATGCGTCAGGGAGGAAAAGATATCCTGCGTTTGCTCGAAGGCTCCGTCGCACACGTTCAGTCGAATCCCTTATACGACGAGCCTTCTGCTTGTGAACTGGAATCTCCAGCATCGATGGCCAATGAAAGAGGTATTCCGAACAATTTTTGAGGCTGAAGCAACGGGGCCGGGACTCTTTCACTGAGGCAAGAACAGCGAGGCACAGAGAATAAATAGGGACAGGCCTGAGTTCTGATGGTTGACGTGGCTGAAAGGAGCGATGAGTGTCTTGCACAGACTGTCGAGGTTATGGGATTAAATATCTTTACAGGCCTCACGCTTTGCTTACACCTGCCCTTAGCAGACGCTCTATGGTCTGGCTTTCAGGAGTTGGAGGATTGCCGTGACTGAGACGATCTCTACAGATTGGATGTGGCGAAGGCTGAGGAGATCGTTGTCTCCGCTGACTAGCCATCGTACTCCAGCCGTTGCTGCACAGGTGATGAATTTAGCATCGTCCGGGTCTCGTAACTCAGGAAAAGTTCCTCGATTGACTTTGACTGATTCTATGAAGGGGAGAAGTTCCTCTAGCCTGGCAAGGCGGAGACAAAGAAGGGTTGATTGCTCTGGGCTTTCATGGCAGGACTTTAGGGCCTTGGCCACTAAGGGTTGTTCCGTTTGTTTCTCCGTTAGCGTGCTACGTCTAGAGCGGAGCAATGCCTGCGGCTAGTACCCACCATGAAGGTTGAACTGACAAGCGAGATTGCATATGGAGATGCTGAGGGTTTTGTGAAACCCTCAGCTCGCAATTCTCCACAATTCTATCCTGAAATCCTCGAAGGACAAACTAAGACAGGTCGTTCAGTTGCGATCTTCCGGTAACACGTACACGGGGCCGACGTTCCGGCACTTGAGCCCGATGCCGGTCAAGGAGCGCGGCTCCTTCCCGGCTTCGAAATGCAGCACCACCGCCGTGGCGATTTGATTGTCTTGGGGGCACAGCGCCCAACGTTTCCAATTGTTATTGCAATTAGGGCGGTTGTCCCGTGGCTCGGTAGGCGCCTGTCGTTCCAGTCCAAAGGTGCTTTGCCCCTCTGTTTTGCGCTCCAGCTTCCCTAGCTTGGCGTCATCGGTGATGGTTCCGCCACGAATTTGCAGACCTTTTACTCTGGTATTGTCGTTGTTCATGCACACACTTACACCGGTTATGAACGAGCGTTTACCGTAAGAGGCGTCGGTATAGGTTGCCACCATCTCCTTGCTCCGCTCCTTGCCGCCGCACAGTTCCTTCTTAAGGTCCTGCTTTTGGCCAGAGTCGTTCACGTTTTCTGTCTGCACTGTGATGTAGCACGGGTGGTCTCGGCGTTCCTCTGAAGTCAGACCGTA
It includes:
- a CDS encoding DUF5615 family PIN-like protein, with the translated sequence MKFLVDANLPPGLAAWFRERDHEAIHVNDQPGLAFDDRGIFEFARQNGFAIVTKDEDFAPLATLGERPAPVVWVRIGNATNAELRNRLEPVFHEIVQRLDAGETLIEVV
- a CDS encoding DUF433 domain-containing protein; translated protein: MKTELLQRITIEPGQCGGRPCIRGMRIRVQDILDMLAAGTSEEEILHDYPYLERDDIRAAMTYAAAYLNHTIVPAQTR
- a CDS encoding tetratricopeptide repeat protein, which encodes MSVSDAFLLSLNKLDWRLLGITAIVLCEAFVGGMSVCYAAEAKNLQNASPTAEALYQEGLARRQNQDYKFAAEKFSEAIARGKKTADTYTYLGEMLIQLERHGEACATLSEAIRLDPENVRAYGFRAIALEQLGKREEAIQDYSAALVKAPDELIVSLLEARGNTYWAMDMLDKAAEDFEAIIVHDPKDPRGYLLRGKLLGAKGKFREAIDDLSLTLPRFHRHLYKEEFDEVEGSMSTKTRRQYTEEFKTEAVQVGPRLGTTGCADRDLGIADHLLYRWRVEQQQAEERGKTRQDLRAEEAELVRLRRENAVLKQERDF
- a CDS encoding IS3 family transposase: MSRRHCWDKRASRVSSGRSSELVYHRHYITRDEAMQEIFEYIEVFYNRQRRHSTLGYKSPAEYEARAAVA
- a CDS encoding PIN domain-containing protein, translated to MAKALKSCHESPEQSTLLCLRLARLEELLPFIESVKVNRGTFPELRDPDDAKFITCAATAGVRWLVSGDNDLLSLRHIQSVEIVSVTAILQLLKARP